Proteins encoded together in one Acaryochloris thomasi RCC1774 window:
- a CDS encoding heparin lyase I family protein — MKLQSIALPLVFLMLCPPAWGEILMSVDAEGASIRSRRDGKDNYVKNSVDGDLIDNSLVLEGQVHGHARPPAISTTEYRQGSHSLMFQVLPNNRGKERSELWFEGSRTGRKSRRKPFDPSFTGGSRTSVIPWGEERYTAFSFKLPTDYQVGSGLFITQFWQVSPKGPPASLLLYRKDGRLKGTLQILNDRGMQIVDRFTVKRGVWHDVILNYKFSLNPSEGFMQAWVRPVTNKQYRRLKRYQGAIGFTSNSKRRSKGLFHKFGIYRPGKDSRKQTVFFDEVRNARPSPNIFYELDPSFINPRQFYVLKNLGANAALSVPNSSQTITSGSSAILSAASRRGWQFIYVEDGYYQLLSSGKALEAKQGSSQTWNDGDPVQLTDRTDQPSQHWYLIDQGKGNYQIINRASRLSLAGSPGTSDGQLVQLARPTTQAPQLWRFGS; from the coding sequence ATGAAACTCCAATCCATTGCTTTACCGCTTGTTTTTCTGATGCTGTGTCCCCCGGCATGGGGAGAGATTCTCATGTCAGTCGATGCTGAAGGGGCGAGCATTCGCAGCCGTCGAGATGGCAAAGACAACTATGTCAAGAACAGCGTTGATGGTGACCTGATTGACAACAGCTTAGTGTTAGAAGGACAGGTGCATGGGCATGCTCGCCCGCCCGCCATCAGCACAACGGAATATCGCCAAGGCTCTCACTCTCTCATGTTTCAAGTGTTGCCCAACAATCGCGGTAAGGAGCGGTCTGAGCTGTGGTTTGAGGGGTCGCGCACGGGCAGGAAATCACGCCGAAAACCGTTTGACCCCAGCTTTACCGGTGGCTCGCGCACATCCGTTATTCCCTGGGGCGAAGAGCGGTATACGGCTTTCAGCTTCAAGCTGCCGACTGACTATCAAGTCGGTAGTGGTCTTTTCATTACCCAATTTTGGCAGGTTTCTCCCAAGGGTCCACCTGCGTCGCTATTGCTCTATCGCAAGGACGGGCGTCTAAAGGGCACGCTTCAGATTCTCAACGATCGCGGTATGCAAATTGTGGATCGATTCACGGTTAAAAGAGGGGTCTGGCATGACGTAATTCTCAATTACAAATTTAGTCTCAATCCCAGCGAGGGGTTTATGCAGGCGTGGGTCAGACCCGTCACCAACAAGCAGTACCGCAGACTTAAGCGATATCAGGGAGCCATTGGCTTTACTAGCAACTCCAAGCGGCGCAGCAAAGGATTGTTTCATAAGTTCGGCATTTATCGTCCCGGTAAAGATAGTCGGAAGCAAACCGTTTTCTTTGATGAAGTTCGCAATGCAAGGCCTAGCCCCAATATTTTCTATGAGCTTGATCCATCCTTTATCAACCCACGTCAGTTTTATGTGCTCAAAAATCTAGGGGCCAACGCTGCGCTCTCGGTTCCGAATAGCAGTCAAACGATTACCAGCGGCAGCAGCGCGATTTTATCTGCTGCGTCGCGTCGGGGCTGGCAGTTTATTTATGTAGAGGATGGATACTATCAGCTTCTTAGCAGCGGTAAGGCTCTAGAAGCGAAGCAAGGTAGCAGCCAGACCTGGAATGATGGCGATCCGGTTCAGCTAACGGATCGAACGGACCAGCCGAGTCAGCACTGGTACTTGATTGATCAGGGGAAGGGGAACTATCAAATTATCAATCGAGCCAGTCGCCTGTCACTTGCGGGCAGTCCAGGCACGTCGGATGGCCAATTGGTCCAGTTGGCACGCCCAACCACTCAAGCTCCCCAACTTTGGCGATTTGGGTCTTAA